In Corynebacterium guangdongense, one DNA window encodes the following:
- a CDS encoding PH domain-containing protein, translated as MNSVSPALTLVRYLGELPWWVIFAVVGAVLAVRVSPWWWFGAAFFLVLFLWRLWLIPAQVRLLGWRETEDELLLTRGRLWHRFTVVPYGRIQFVDVTAGPVERAFGLKKLKLHTASATTDTTLPGLTAAEADALRERLTVMARERMSGL; from the coding sequence ATGAACAGCGTCTCTCCCGCACTCACGCTGGTCCGGTACCTCGGGGAGTTGCCCTGGTGGGTGATTTTCGCGGTGGTGGGCGCCGTCCTGGCGGTCAGGGTCAGCCCCTGGTGGTGGTTCGGCGCGGCGTTCTTCCTCGTCCTCTTCCTGTGGCGGCTCTGGCTCATCCCGGCCCAGGTGCGGCTGCTCGGCTGGCGGGAAACCGAGGACGAACTGCTGCTCACCCGGGGCAGGCTGTGGCACCGCTTCACCGTCGTGCCTTATGGCCGCATCCAGTTCGTCGACGTCACCGCCGGGCCAGTCGAGCGGGCCTTCGGGCTCAAGAAACTCAAGCTGCACACTGCCTCGGCGACGACCGACACCACACTGCCGGGACTGACGGCCGCCGAGGCCGACGCGCTGAGGGAAAGGCTGACGGTCATGGCCCGCGAGAGGATGAGCGGACTGTGA
- a CDS encoding PH domain-containing protein, with product MRRVHRLTPLLRFWTVILALLAVVVLNFAEMIAEPALEFFRGGDVAPLAVGLGVFVLACVCVWAVSWFWWKATGYELREEELALQRGVLSRQLRTARYDRIQAVDVVESVIARIFRVATVRVEIAGGASSAIEIAYLDRGVAEELRRELLGRVQSRPEEPAGAAGAVDRADEGLRVPLARALAGAGLQWSFLLGLAFTLFFLTSPLPTATALAAVVGILPGLWAQIDASWKFTATHDTEQDLLNLSYGLADRRRQAIPLARIHGVRAYQPMLWRPFGWWRVTVTVAGYGAESNKKSGTSRILPVGTREQAMDVLTVVTDLSREELETRARPEGHARPDFTSPTRARLVSPVDLSQQAVTMLGDVAITHTGRLSRSVAIIHTSHIQELTLRRGPLQQLLRLCSVRFDLVAGPVRMAGHDLDVDEGHALLQRLRTRELPSYHGPL from the coding sequence GTGAGGCGGGTCCACCGGCTCACCCCGCTGCTGCGCTTCTGGACGGTCATCCTCGCGCTGCTCGCGGTCGTGGTGCTCAACTTTGCCGAGATGATCGCCGAACCCGCGCTGGAGTTCTTCCGCGGCGGCGACGTCGCGCCGCTGGCGGTGGGCCTGGGCGTGTTCGTCCTGGCGTGCGTCTGCGTGTGGGCGGTGTCCTGGTTCTGGTGGAAGGCCACCGGCTACGAGCTGCGCGAGGAGGAACTGGCCCTCCAGCGTGGCGTGCTCTCGCGCCAGCTGCGCACCGCCCGCTACGACCGCATCCAGGCCGTGGACGTGGTCGAGTCGGTGATCGCGCGGATCTTCCGGGTGGCCACGGTGCGGGTGGAGATCGCCGGCGGCGCCTCCTCGGCCATCGAGATCGCCTACCTGGACCGCGGCGTCGCCGAGGAGCTCCGTCGCGAACTGCTCGGCCGGGTCCAGTCGCGGCCGGAGGAGCCGGCGGGGGCGGCGGGGGCGGTCGACCGCGCCGATGAGGGGCTGCGGGTCCCGTTGGCCCGGGCGCTGGCGGGGGCGGGGCTGCAGTGGTCCTTCCTGCTCGGCCTGGCGTTCACGCTCTTCTTCCTCACCTCACCGCTGCCGACAGCCACGGCGCTGGCGGCCGTGGTCGGCATCCTGCCCGGCCTGTGGGCGCAGATCGACGCCAGCTGGAAATTCACGGCCACCCACGACACGGAGCAGGACCTCCTCAACCTCTCCTACGGGCTGGCCGACCGGCGTCGGCAAGCGATTCCCCTGGCGAGGATCCACGGCGTCCGCGCGTACCAGCCGATGCTGTGGCGCCCCTTCGGCTGGTGGCGCGTGACGGTGACGGTGGCCGGGTACGGCGCCGAATCCAACAAAAAGTCGGGCACCTCGCGGATCCTGCCAGTCGGGACGCGGGAGCAGGCCATGGACGTGCTCACGGTGGTCACGGACCTGAGCCGGGAGGAGCTCGAGACCCGCGCCCGCCCAGAAGGCCACGCACGCCCCGACTTCACATCGCCGACACGGGCACGCCTGGTCTCCCCGGTGGATCTGTCCCAGCAGGCCGTGACCATGCTCGGCGACGTCGCGATCACCCACACCGGGAGGCTGTCGCGTTCCGTCGCCATCATCCACACCTCCCACATCCAGGAACTCACGCTCCGCCGCGGCCCGCTCCAGCAGCTGCTGCGGTTGTGCTCGGTGCGCTTCGACCTGGTGGCGGGGCCGGTGCGGATGGCGGGACACGACCTCGACGTCGACGAGGGACACGCGCTGTTGCAACGCCTGCGCACCCGCGAACTGCCGTCGTACCATGGGCCACTATGA
- a CDS encoding MOSC domain-containing protein: protein MRRVKSTNIAVPHDWNGRVTGIDKRPAPVLSISAPGPNYGDGSGVAGDVIGDEEHHGGAHKAVYAFAREELDWWEAELGRELADGTFGENLTTEGIVLTDLLINQRVRIGTALLEVSVARTPCRAFAEWMDEEGWLGRFIARGDSGAYFRVIEPGEIRAGDGIELVDEPAHGITMGMAYRAKLGDPEVGPVVTRARVLPPIHQEPLERRFTPRP from the coding sequence ATGAGGCGCGTGAAATCCACCAACATCGCCGTCCCGCACGACTGGAACGGGCGGGTGACGGGCATCGACAAGCGTCCGGCGCCGGTGCTGTCGATCAGCGCGCCGGGACCGAACTACGGCGACGGCTCGGGGGTGGCCGGGGACGTCATCGGCGACGAAGAGCACCACGGCGGGGCGCACAAGGCGGTCTACGCCTTCGCCCGCGAGGAGCTCGACTGGTGGGAGGCGGAGCTGGGCCGCGAGCTTGCCGACGGCACCTTCGGCGAGAATCTCACCACCGAGGGAATCGTCCTCACCGATCTGCTCATCAACCAGCGGGTGCGTATCGGCACCGCGCTGCTGGAGGTGTCGGTGGCGCGGACCCCGTGCCGCGCCTTCGCCGAGTGGATGGACGAGGAGGGCTGGCTCGGGCGCTTCATCGCCCGCGGCGACTCCGGCGCCTATTTCCGGGTCATCGAACCCGGCGAGATCCGCGCCGGGGACGGCATTGAGCTCGTCGACGAGCCGGCTCACGGGATCACCATGGGCATGGCCTACCGCGCCAAGCTGGGGGACCCGGAGGTCGGGCCCGTCGTCACGCGCGCCAGGGTCCTGCCGCCGATTCACCAGGAGCCGCTGGAGCGGCGCTTCACACCCCGCCCGTGA
- a CDS encoding tRNA (cytidine(34)-2'-O)-methyltransferase — translation MSDLHVVFDNPVIPSNTGNAIRLSACTGSSLHLIEPLGFNFEDKNLKRAGLDYHDLADLRIHPDVDACFEQLPGRIFAFTTRADTWFTDVEFRPGDALLFGTEPTGLPAEHLAHPRVTQEVRIPMVPARRSLNLANSAAIAVFEAWRQLGFTGGV, via the coding sequence GTGAGTGACTTACACGTCGTCTTCGACAACCCGGTGATCCCCTCCAACACGGGCAACGCGATCCGCCTGTCCGCGTGCACGGGTTCCTCGCTGCACCTGATCGAACCGCTCGGGTTCAACTTCGAGGACAAGAACCTCAAACGCGCCGGCCTGGACTACCACGACCTGGCGGACCTGCGGATCCACCCGGACGTCGACGCCTGCTTCGAGCAGCTGCCGGGGCGCATCTTCGCCTTCACAACGCGGGCCGACACATGGTTCACCGACGTCGAGTTCCGGCCCGGCGACGCCCTGCTCTTCGGCACCGAGCCGACCGGGCTGCCCGCCGAGCACCTGGCGCACCCGCGCGTCACGCAGGAGGTGCGCATCCCGATGGTGCCGGCGCGGCGTTCCCTCAACCTGGCGAACTCCGCCGCCATCGCCGTGTTCGAGGCGTGGCGTCAGCTCGGCTTCACGGGCGGGGTGTGA
- a CDS encoding bifunctional methylenetetrahydrofolate dehydrogenase/methenyltetrahydrofolate cyclohydrolase, which translates to MTAIKLDGNLYRDEIFEDLKARVDKLEKKPGLATVLVGDDPASHSYVKMKHRDCEQLGITSIRKDLPADITQEDLLAVIDELNADDDVTGYIVQLPLPKHLNENEVLERIDPAKDADGLHPVNLGKLVLNEPAPLPCTPNGAIHLLRRFGVEINGAKVVVIGRGVTVGRPIGLMLTRRSENATVVLCHTGTKDLAKETLDADIIVAAAGRPHMLTADMVKPGAAILDVGVSRLDGKLAGDVHPDVWEVAGAISPNPGGVGPLTRAFLVRNVVERAEQV; encoded by the coding sequence GTGACTGCGATCAAACTGGACGGAAACCTGTACCGCGACGAGATCTTCGAGGACCTCAAGGCCCGCGTCGACAAGCTGGAGAAGAAGCCGGGCCTGGCCACGGTTCTCGTCGGCGACGACCCGGCGTCCCACTCCTACGTGAAGATGAAGCACCGCGACTGCGAACAGCTGGGCATCACCTCCATCCGCAAGGACCTGCCCGCGGACATCACCCAGGAGGACCTGCTCGCCGTCATCGACGAGCTCAACGCCGATGACGACGTCACCGGCTACATCGTCCAGCTGCCGCTGCCGAAGCACCTCAACGAGAACGAGGTGCTCGAGCGCATCGACCCGGCCAAGGACGCCGACGGCCTGCACCCGGTCAACCTGGGCAAGCTGGTCCTCAACGAGCCGGCCCCGCTGCCGTGCACCCCCAACGGCGCGATCCACCTGCTGCGCCGCTTCGGCGTCGAGATCAACGGCGCGAAGGTCGTCGTCATCGGCCGCGGCGTCACCGTCGGCCGTCCGATCGGCCTCATGCTCACCCGCCGCTCCGAGAACGCCACCGTCGTCCTGTGCCACACCGGCACGAAGGACCTGGCCAAGGAGACCCTCGACGCCGACATCATCGTCGCCGCCGCGGGCAGGCCGCACATGCTCACCGCCGACATGGTCAAGCCGGGCGCGGCCATCCTCGACGTGGGCGTCTCCCGCCTCGACGGAAAGCTCGCCGGCGACGTGCACCCGGACGTCTGGGAGGTCGCCGGCGCGATCTCTCCGAACCCGGGCGGCGTCGGCCCGCTGACTCGAGCATTCCTGGTGCGCAACGTTGTCGAACGCGCTGAACAGGTCTAA
- a CDS encoding DUF3017 domain-containing protein — MSNALNRSNLSLDNPHDLGNRPSALPTWLQWAMVAVFLGIMALSGVWAITEHWRRATFALGVGVIWLGAVRAVCDSTIVGVLAVRSKRFDVGFSLVLGGLMAWLSASVDALGS, encoded by the coding sequence TTGTCGAACGCGCTGAACAGGTCTAACCTCTCGCTCGACAACCCCCATGACCTGGGCAACCGGCCCTCGGCGCTGCCGACGTGGCTGCAGTGGGCCATGGTGGCCGTGTTCCTCGGGATCATGGCGTTGTCGGGGGTGTGGGCGATCACCGAGCACTGGCGCCGCGCGACTTTCGCCCTCGGCGTCGGCGTGATCTGGCTCGGCGCCGTGCGGGCGGTGTGCGATTCGACCATCGTCGGCGTCCTGGCCGTCAGGTCGAAGCGCTTCGACGTCGGCTTCAGCCTCGTCCTCGGCGGGCTGATGGCGTGGCTGTCGGCCTCCGTCGACGCGCTGGGGAGCTGA
- the efeU gene encoding iron uptake transporter permease EfeU — MFFASLLIGIREGLEAALIISILLAYVQKQQRPDLRAPIGRGVTLALALLAALGALFTFGRSSLTFRAQEIVGGVMSLLAVVMITGMIFWMFKLGATMKKDLEASASTAIAAGGAALFWVAFLAVAREGLETTLMLWGWMTSPAALIGALVGLAVAAALGYLLYRGILKIRLSSFFTWSGALLIVVAAGILAYGVHDLQEAALLPGPFSGAPIAPTHPRTGEVLTGFATYPFWLASFPFGWAFNIENVMDPAGVLAAFLKGTVGFEPQMSWLQIIAWACYLLVVVPAFVRKVRATRRPKPRSPGTPTTQILTERVKETTA; from the coding sequence GTGTTCTTCGCCTCGCTCCTCATCGGCATCCGGGAAGGCCTGGAAGCTGCACTGATCATCAGTATCCTGCTGGCCTACGTACAGAAACAGCAGCGGCCGGACCTGCGCGCACCGATCGGGCGCGGCGTGACCCTGGCTCTGGCCCTGTTAGCCGCCCTCGGTGCCCTCTTCACCTTCGGTCGCTCCTCGCTGACCTTCCGTGCCCAGGAGATCGTCGGCGGCGTCATGTCCCTGCTGGCCGTGGTCATGATCACCGGCATGATCTTCTGGATGTTCAAGCTCGGCGCCACCATGAAGAAGGACCTCGAGGCCAGCGCCAGCACCGCGATCGCCGCCGGCGGCGCCGCCCTCTTCTGGGTCGCCTTCCTCGCCGTGGCCCGCGAAGGCCTCGAAACCACCCTCATGCTCTGGGGCTGGATGACCAGCCCCGCGGCGCTGATCGGCGCACTGGTCGGCCTGGCCGTCGCCGCCGCCCTGGGGTACCTGCTCTACCGGGGCATCCTCAAGATCCGGCTCTCCTCGTTCTTCACCTGGTCCGGGGCCCTGCTCATCGTCGTCGCCGCGGGCATCCTCGCCTACGGCGTTCATGACCTCCAGGAGGCGGCGCTCCTGCCCGGCCCCTTCTCCGGCGCGCCGATCGCCCCCACGCACCCGCGCACCGGGGAAGTGCTCACCGGCTTCGCCACCTACCCGTTCTGGCTGGCGTCCTTCCCCTTCGGCTGGGCCTTCAACATCGAGAACGTCATGGACCCCGCCGGCGTGCTGGCCGCCTTCCTCAAGGGCACCGTCGGCTTTGAGCCGCAGATGTCGTGGCTGCAGATCATCGCCTGGGCCTGCTACCTGCTCGTCGTGGTCCCGGCGTTCGTGCGGAAAGTCCGCGCCACCCGGCGTCCGAAGCCCCGTAGTCCCGGCACCCCCACCACCCAGATCCTCACCGAACGCGTCAAGGAAACCACCGCATGA
- the efeO gene encoding iron uptake system protein EfeO has protein sequence MKHPALILTLSAATFALAACTGSSPTGAVEVASTAEACTVSTDSVESGSHTFAITNEGEQVTEFYILGADGLQIVTERENIAPGDTVELAVSLAPGDYYTACKPGLRGANVGQAAFTVTGDPIPVDTSEQERYGQVVTSYVDFVRAEVDALVPEVNEFADAYAAGDDEAARARYATARVHYERIEPLAEALGPLDPRIDFREVDYLAEAELLKQDDPTFDQWLGFHRMEKDLWPPTEDERNADGAPAREGWTESTPQQRQVVAETLKADVAALRETVNDEKFIADQGINVSTVSNGAIGLLEEVAKSKVTGEEDWWSHTDLWDFQANVQGARAAFDLVAPIAQDKGAEGQELVEGITTQFEEMQTLLDEYGSLEEGFVLYDQVDAGQQAELTRQLDALREPLARLTGTVLGIEA, from the coding sequence ATGAAGCACCCCGCACTCATCCTCACCCTCTCGGCCGCGACGTTCGCCCTGGCCGCCTGCACCGGGAGCTCCCCCACCGGTGCCGTCGAGGTGGCCTCCACCGCCGAGGCATGCACAGTCTCCACCGATTCCGTGGAGAGCGGAAGCCACACCTTCGCCATCACCAATGAGGGCGAGCAGGTCACCGAGTTCTACATCCTGGGAGCGGACGGACTGCAGATCGTGACCGAACGCGAGAACATCGCCCCGGGCGACACCGTGGAGCTGGCCGTCTCCCTGGCTCCGGGTGACTACTACACCGCCTGTAAGCCGGGGTTGCGAGGGGCAAACGTGGGACAGGCCGCGTTCACCGTCACCGGCGATCCGATTCCCGTCGACACCTCCGAGCAGGAACGTTATGGCCAGGTCGTGACCTCCTACGTCGACTTCGTCCGGGCCGAGGTCGACGCGCTCGTCCCCGAGGTCAACGAGTTCGCCGACGCCTACGCCGCGGGCGACGACGAGGCCGCCCGCGCCCGGTACGCCACCGCAAGAGTGCACTACGAGCGCATCGAACCGCTGGCCGAGGCGCTCGGACCCCTCGATCCGCGCATCGACTTCCGCGAGGTCGACTACCTCGCCGAGGCCGAGCTGCTCAAGCAGGACGATCCCACCTTCGACCAGTGGCTCGGCTTCCACCGCATGGAAAAGGACCTCTGGCCGCCGACTGAGGACGAGCGCAACGCCGACGGCGCTCCCGCCCGCGAGGGCTGGACGGAGTCGACCCCGCAGCAGCGCCAGGTCGTCGCGGAGACGCTCAAGGCGGACGTCGCGGCACTGCGCGAGACCGTCAACGACGAGAAGTTCATCGCCGACCAGGGCATCAACGTCAGCACGGTCTCCAACGGTGCGATCGGCCTGCTCGAGGAGGTCGCCAAATCGAAGGTCACCGGTGAGGAAGACTGGTGGTCGCACACCGACCTCTGGGACTTCCAGGCCAACGTCCAGGGCGCCCGCGCGGCGTTCGATCTGGTGGCGCCTATCGCGCAGGATAAGGGAGCCGAAGGGCAGGAACTCGTCGAGGGCATCACCACCCAGTTCGAGGAGATGCAGACCCTGCTCGACGAGTACGGCAGCCTGGAGGAGGGCTTCGTCCTCTACGACCAGGTCGACGCCGGTCAGCAGGCTGAACTGACCCGACAGCTCGACGCGCTGCGCGAGCCCCTGGCGCGCCTGACCGGCACCGTGCTGGGAATCGAGGCCTAG
- a CDS encoding Dyp-type peroxidase, which translates to MKLNRRQFFGGAAAVGGAGLIGGCARPTPTPAEPGDLMYPFEGEHQAGIVTPAQDTLHFAAFDLDESATGEDLAKLMQRWSDAARRLVVGGEMSARGAFGGGPNFPPDDSGDAFDLGPHGLTVTFGFGRSLFVGGDGRTDRFGLAGRMPRDFEDMSVMVNDFIVPERSHGDLCIQACANDPLVSTHAIRNLTRLAVPDAVLRWSQRGFGRSSSTSTSQQTPRNLFGQKDGTNNLKAEQPQLLDDHVWIPATGNPASDWAVGGSYLTARRIAMSVEIWDSLQLSEQERVTGRAKASGAPLSGGGEFDAPDFTAVNERGRPLIDAESHVARVHPDHNGGIRMLRRGYDYIDGNDDQGRLDAGLFFMAYTKSPGRVAAVHRNMARDAMFTEYLKTTNTGVYLIPPGVGGEGFIGEGLLRA; encoded by the coding sequence ATGAAGCTCAACCGTCGTCAGTTCTTCGGCGGGGCGGCCGCGGTGGGCGGCGCGGGTCTGATCGGCGGCTGCGCCCGGCCGACGCCGACTCCGGCCGAGCCCGGCGACCTCATGTACCCCTTCGAGGGCGAGCACCAGGCGGGCATCGTCACTCCGGCCCAGGACACCCTCCACTTCGCGGCCTTCGACCTCGACGAGTCCGCCACCGGTGAAGATCTCGCGAAGCTCATGCAACGCTGGAGCGACGCCGCCCGGCGCCTCGTCGTGGGTGGGGAAATGTCTGCCAGGGGCGCCTTCGGCGGCGGACCCAACTTCCCCCCGGACGACTCCGGCGACGCCTTCGATCTCGGCCCCCACGGGCTGACGGTCACCTTCGGCTTCGGACGCTCCCTGTTCGTTGGCGGCGACGGTCGGACCGATCGTTTCGGACTGGCCGGGCGCATGCCCCGGGACTTCGAGGACATGTCCGTCATGGTCAACGACTTCATCGTCCCGGAACGCTCCCACGGGGATCTGTGCATCCAGGCCTGCGCCAACGATCCGCTGGTCAGCACACACGCCATCCGGAACCTCACGCGTCTGGCGGTGCCGGATGCGGTGCTGCGCTGGTCACAACGCGGATTCGGCCGCTCGTCCTCGACGTCGACGAGCCAGCAGACCCCGCGCAACCTCTTCGGGCAGAAGGACGGGACCAACAACCTCAAGGCGGAACAGCCGCAGCTGCTCGACGACCACGTCTGGATCCCCGCCACCGGCAATCCCGCGAGCGACTGGGCCGTCGGCGGCAGCTACCTCACCGCCCGACGCATCGCCATGTCCGTGGAGATCTGGGATTCGCTCCAGCTGAGCGAACAAGAGCGGGTCACCGGCCGTGCGAAGGCGAGCGGCGCCCCGCTGTCCGGCGGGGGTGAGTTCGACGCGCCGGACTTCACGGCCGTCAACGAGCGGGGCCGCCCGCTCATCGACGCTGAATCCCATGTCGCTCGCGTCCACCCCGACCACAACGGCGGCATCCGGATGCTGCGCCGCGGTTACGACTACATCGACGGCAACGATGACCAGGGCCGACTCGACGCCGGGCTGTTCTTCATGGCGTACACGAAGTCGCCGGGCCGGGTGGCGGCGGTGCACCGGAACATGGCGCGCGACGCCATGTTCACCGAATACCTGAAGACGACCAACACTGGCGTCTACCTCATCCCGCCCGGGGTGGGCGGCGAGGGTTTCATCGGGGAGGGTCTGCTCCGGGCCTAG
- the metX gene encoding homoserine O-acetyltransferase MetX — protein sequence MPDLATPGLLAYQPIGDYETEAGGTILDITIAYQRWGTFQGDADTNNVILIEHALTGDTDAAEWWGGLIGPGKALDTERWCVICTNVIGGCSGTTGPASEHPDGGKWGSRFPATSIRDQVGVEKQFLDAIGINRVHAVIGGSMGGARTLEWAAMYPDALDAACVIAVSARASAWQIGIQSAQISAITRDPDWHGGDYYGVCEGPVTGLAAARRIAHLTYRGEMEIDERFGTTAQQGENPLGEFRDPSQRFAVDSYLDYQGRKLVERFDAGSYVALTEALNRHDVSRGRATLNQALYSIKVPTMVIGVDTDILYPFHQQEHLSRNLGNVLSMHKLVSPVGHDAFLTEDRQMDRLLRRFISLVNDGREPTDGFGHDPEGAWII from the coding sequence ATGCCTGACCTCGCCACCCCCGGCCTCCTCGCCTACCAACCCATCGGCGACTACGAGACCGAAGCCGGCGGCACGATCCTCGACATCACCATCGCCTACCAGCGGTGGGGCACGTTCCAGGGAGACGCGGACACCAACAACGTCATCCTCATCGAGCACGCCCTGACCGGTGACACCGACGCCGCCGAGTGGTGGGGCGGGCTCATCGGCCCGGGCAAGGCGCTCGACACCGAGCGCTGGTGCGTCATCTGCACCAACGTCATCGGCGGCTGCTCCGGCACCACCGGCCCCGCCAGCGAGCACCCCGACGGCGGCAAGTGGGGATCCCGCTTCCCGGCCACCTCCATCCGGGACCAGGTCGGCGTCGAGAAGCAGTTCCTTGACGCCATCGGCATCAACCGCGTGCACGCCGTCATCGGCGGATCCATGGGCGGCGCCCGGACACTCGAGTGGGCCGCGATGTACCCGGATGCCCTGGACGCGGCGTGCGTCATCGCGGTCTCCGCCCGGGCCTCGGCCTGGCAGATCGGCATCCAGTCCGCGCAGATCTCGGCGATCACCCGCGACCCGGACTGGCACGGCGGCGACTACTACGGCGTGTGCGAGGGCCCGGTCACCGGGCTGGCCGCGGCACGGCGCATCGCGCACCTGACCTACCGCGGCGAGATGGAGATCGATGAAAGATTCGGCACCACCGCGCAGCAGGGCGAAAACCCGCTCGGCGAGTTCCGCGATCCGAGCCAGCGCTTCGCCGTGGACTCCTACCTCGATTACCAGGGCCGCAAGCTCGTCGAGCGCTTCGACGCCGGCAGCTACGTGGCCCTGACCGAGGCGCTCAACCGCCACGACGTCTCCCGCGGCCGGGCCACCCTGAACCAGGCGCTCTACTCGATCAAGGTGCCGACGATGGTCATCGGCGTCGACACCGACATCCTCTACCCCTTCCACCAGCAGGAGCACCTCTCCCGCAACCTCGGCAACGTGCTGAGCATGCACAAGCTGGTCTCCCCCGTCGGCCACGACGCGTTCCTCACCGAGGACCGCCAGATGGACCGCTTACTGCGCCGGTTCATCTCCCTGGTCAACGACGGCCGCGAGCCCACCGACGGCTTCGGGCACGACCCCGAGGGCGCCTGGATTATCTAG
- a CDS encoding O-acetylhomoserine/O-acetylserine sulfhydrylase, which yields MAKYDNSNAANWAFETRSIHAGSGLDGAHGSRNEPIHMTTSYVFDSAENAANRFNLSEGGFIYTRLNNPTVGALEERIASLEGGVAALAFASGQAAETAAILNLAGAGDHIVTSPRLYGGTETLFQVTLKRLGIDFTFVENPDDPASWQAAVRPNTRAFYGETFGNPQADVLDIPTIAEVAHANQVPLIVDNTMATAALVRPLELGADIVVNSLTKFYTGNGSSIGGVLVDGGTFDWTVERDGAPVFEQFVTPDPAYHGLKYADLGAPAYALKARVGWLRDTGAALSPFNAWVVLQGLDTLSLRVERHNENAVKVAEYLAAHPKVEAVNFAGLKDSPWYATKEKLGLDYTGSVLAFTLTGDQNDRTAAWKFIDALKLHSNVANIGDVRSLVVHPASTTHSQSDENGLARAGISQATIRLSVGIENVDDIIADLEGAFNAL from the coding sequence ATGGCCAAGTACGACAACTCCAACGCCGCCAACTGGGCTTTCGAGACCCGATCCATCCACGCCGGCAGCGGCCTGGACGGCGCCCACGGCTCCCGCAATGAGCCCATCCACATGACCACGTCGTACGTGTTCGACTCGGCCGAGAACGCCGCGAACCGCTTCAACCTCTCCGAGGGCGGCTTCATCTACACCCGCCTGAACAACCCGACCGTCGGCGCGCTCGAGGAGCGCATCGCCTCATTGGAGGGTGGCGTCGCCGCGCTGGCCTTCGCCTCCGGCCAGGCCGCCGAGACCGCCGCCATCCTCAACCTGGCCGGCGCCGGCGACCACATCGTCACCTCTCCGCGCCTCTACGGCGGCACGGAGACGCTCTTCCAGGTCACCCTCAAGCGACTGGGCATCGACTTCACCTTCGTCGAGAACCCGGACGACCCGGCGTCCTGGCAGGCCGCGGTGCGGCCCAACACCCGCGCCTTCTACGGTGAGACCTTCGGCAACCCGCAGGCCGACGTCCTCGACATCCCGACCATCGCCGAGGTCGCGCACGCCAACCAGGTGCCGTTGATCGTCGACAACACCATGGCCACCGCCGCCCTGGTCCGCCCGCTCGAGCTCGGCGCCGACATCGTGGTCAACTCGCTGACCAAGTTCTACACCGGCAACGGCTCCTCCATCGGCGGCGTGCTCGTCGACGGCGGCACGTTCGACTGGACCGTCGAGCGCGACGGCGCACCCGTCTTCGAGCAGTTCGTGACCCCGGACCCGGCCTACCACGGCCTCAAGTACGCCGACCTGGGCGCGCCGGCCTACGCCCTGAAAGCCCGCGTCGGCTGGCTGCGCGACACCGGCGCGGCCCTGTCCCCCTTCAACGCCTGGGTCGTCCTGCAGGGCCTGGACACCCTCTCCCTGCGCGTGGAGCGCCACAACGAGAACGCCGTCAAGGTCGCCGAGTACCTGGCCGCCCATCCGAAGGTCGAAGCCGTCAACTTCGCCGGCCTCAAGGACTCCCCGTGGTACGCCACGAAGGAGAAGCTGGGCCTGGACTACACCGGCTCCGTCCTGGCCTTCACCCTCACGGGCGACCAGAACGACCGCACCGCGGCCTGGAAGTTCATCGACGCCCTGAAGCTGCACTCCAACGTCGCCAACATCGGTGACGTGCGCTCCCTGGTCGTCCACCCGGCTTCGACCACCCACTCCCAGTCCGACGAGAACGGCCTGGCCCGCGCCGGCATCTCGCAGGCGACCATCCGCCTGTCCGTCGGCATCGAGAACGTCGACGACATCATCGCCGACCTCGAGGGCGCGTTCAACGCGCTCTAA